From the Vibrio tubiashii ATCC 19109 genome, the window CAGAGACCTTATCTGGTGGTGAAGCTCAACGTATTCGTCTTGCGAGCCAGATAGGTGCAGGGCTGGTTGGTGTGATGTACGTTCTCGATGAGCCTTCAATCGGCCTACATCAGCGAGATAACGAACGCCTACTTAAAACTCTGACTCACCTACGTGACCTAGGCAATACAGTGTTAGTAGTTGAGCATGATGAAGATGCCATTCGCATTGCTGATCACGTGATTGATATTGGCCCTGGCGCTGGCGTCCACGGTGGTAACGTGGTTGCAGAAGGGACAATGGAGGAGATTATTGCCAACCCGAATTCAGTAACCGGACAGTATCTCAGCGGCAAAAAAGAAATCTCTATCCCAAGTAATCGTACGCCTAAAGACAGCAAGAAGGTTGTCGAGCTGATTGGCGCTTCAGGCAATAACTTAAAAGATGTCACTTTAGAGATTCCAGTCGGTCTATTTAGCTGTATTACCGGTGTGTCTGGTTCAGGTAAATCAACCCTTATCAACGACACTTTCTTTAAGATTGCCCATACTCAGCTAAACGGTGCAACGACCGCTATGCCTGCGCCATATAAGAAGATTAAAGGGTTGGAGCATTTTGATAAAGTAATCGATATCGACCAGAGCCCGATTGGTCGTACACCTCGTTCAAACCCAGCTACCTACACAGGTATTTTTACCCCAATTCGTGAATTATTTGCCGGAACTCAAGAGTCACGTTCTCGTGGCTATAAGCCGGGTCGCTTTAGTTTCAATGTACGCGGTGGTCGTTGTGAGGCTTGCCAAGGCGACGGGGTGATTAAAGTCGAAATGCACTTCCTGCCAGATGTTTATGTGCCATGTGATGTATGTAAGGGCAAGCGTTACAATCGCGAAACCTTAGAAGTTCGCTACAAAGGCAAGACAATCGATGAAGTGCTGGAAATGACTGTCGAAGATGCACGCGAGTTCTTTGACCCAGTTCCCGTGATTGCTCGCAAGTTACAAACCTTAATGGATGTGGGTCTATCCTACATTCGCTTAGGCCAGGCCGCGACGACCCTATCCGGTGGTGAAGCGCAGCGTGTCAAGTTAGCTCGTGAACTGTCTAAACGAGATACAGGTAAAACCCTATACATTTTGGATGAGCCAACAACAGGCTTACACTTCCACGATATTCAGCAATTACTCACGGTGCTGCATCGCCTGCGTGACCATGGCAACACCGTAGTCGTGATTGAACACAACCTTGATGTGATCAAAACCGCGGACTGGATTGTGGATTTAGGACCAGAAGGTGGTCAAGGAGGTGGTGAAATCATCGCTCAAGGCACGCCAGAAGATGTGTCTCTCATCGAAAGCTCTCATACTGCCCGATTCCTCAAGCCTATGTTAAAATAGCAATTAATAGTAAAATTCACAGACCAGTGTAATACCAATCGGGATAAGTAGATGTCCAGATAACTATTCTGATTGGTATCCGATCGCTGGTCTGTTTGTTTGAGGTATCAAGATTTATGGCGACCACACATGTAGCAGGGACAGAGCTTGAATTAAAGGCGCCAAAGATCCCTTTAACCAGACCTTTCTTAGTCACTATCGGGATACTCTTCCTGTTAGCGATGCACTTTTTTATGCCCAATCCGGGTGGCGCAGGCCTCGCATTAGCCTTTAACCCCACAACTTGGCTTGTGGTGAGTTTCTCTATTGCGATAGGTTTATATCAACTCGGTAGCTACGGCAGCTTAAGATACAACAAGCTCACAATAGGTTTGTTTGTGTGCTGTATAATGCTCACCCTACCCGTGCTCTATTCAGGTTCGAATCTTGAGCTATCGTTAGGAAAACTCACTGGTCTTTGGACAGGTTATATTCTGTTTGTTGTCTTACAGCAATTTCGCTTCAGCAACAAACAAAAGCAGCGTCTACTCTGGTTTATCACCATTGCGGTCTTTATCGAAGCTATGTTCGGCTGGGTACAGTATTTGACCTTAGAGCCGGGCAATTTCTTTGGCTACAACACCGACTCAAACCGCCCTTACGGCATCTTTCAGCAACCCAATGTGATGGCAAGTTTTCTAGCCACAGGATTAGCGCTATCTGGCTATTTACTCACCCGTCATCCGACTAAGTACCAACGTAAAGTCAGTGAAGTGGCATTGTTGTATTTGATGCCCGTTGCGACTGTACCACTGTTGGTTGTATTGGCTTCGCGCACAGGTTGGTTGGCCGCAGTTCTTTCTATTGCCCTCTTGATTCCGTACGTATTTAGATTTGCAACCAAAAAACGCTTTGTCGGTTGGATAGTGGCCATAATTGTGGGAACTGGGCTAGGCTTTTCAACCCCATTAATGACCGGGCAAGATGACTCTTTAGTGGAACAGAAGAGCAATCTAGAGAGCCCGAGAAGATATACTTTTCCTCAAGCACTCGACATGCTGATCGAAAAGCCGTTTACCGGCTATGGTTATGGTCGATTTGAGCCAGAGTATATGGTGTACACGGCGAGACAACACCAGCTAAATCCGAGTTATAAACCTGGTTTAGCGGCAATGGACCATCCACATAACGAATTGCTCTACTGGGGAGTTGAAGGTGGCTTACTGCCCCTGCTCGCCATCATACTCGCGGCGCTTTTTGTTCTTGCTAGGCTTTATCAAGCGAAGAAAGGCACACGCTTGGCAATGTTTGCCTTGTTTGTTCCCATCGTTCTGCACAGTCAGCTTGAGTATCCGTTTTATCATTCAGCGATTCACTGGATAACCTTTGTCATTCTGCTCTACTGGGTTGATCAAAGGGCGAGCAGTTATCGCCAAGCACCATTTAGTATTATCTCCAAGACGGCGCTACGGGTGTCTAGTTTAGTCATACCAATAGTGACAAGCTTTTATATGCTGACCACTTTACATACCAATTATGTGCTTACCCAGTTTGAGCGCTCACAGCCCAAAGATCCTGACATACTCAACCAAGTCACCAATCCAGTGGTTTGGAAAGATAGATACGATTGGGATATCTATAGCACCTATCTCAATATTGGCTTATACAAGCAAGATCCCCAGTTTATCCAGCCATACATAGATTGGTCACTGAAGATTATTAAAGATAAACCTCGTCCTGCTTTCTATAACAATTTGATCTTGGCCTATCAAGGGCTGGGAGACAGTGTTAAAGCGGAGCAAATTCGCAGCGAAGCGCAGTTCCTATTCCCTGAGCAGGATTTCTCCGAGGTGCAGTACATCCCACCGAATATCGATGCCTTAAAGGCGGACAGTGAAAAAGAGACTAACTAGAGTCTATAGATATAATTAAGGCGACCATCAGGTCGCCTTATTAATTGATATGTTATTGAGACTGCTATTGCGTCAATGCCTCTTCGAGTGCTCGTAAGCATAAGGCAACATTTTCAGCGCGAGCACCGTAACCCATCAAGCCAATACGCCACGCTTTACCGGCTAAAGCGCCTAAACCAGCACCAATTTCTAGATTGTAAGTCTCTAGTAGGTGAGTTCTCACTTTCGCTTCATCAATACCTTGCGGAACATAAATGGCGTTGAGCTGAGGTAAACGAGAGCCCTGCTCGACAACGAACTCAAAGCCTAGCTTCTCCAAGCCTTGTTTGAGTTTCTCATGCATGTCTCGATGTCGCTGCCACGCATTTTCTAGCCCTTCATTTTTTAGAATCAACAGAGACTCATGCAGAGCATATAAGCTGTTGACGGGTGCAGTGTGGTGATAACTACGCTTTCCTTCACCGCTCCAATAGCCAAGTACTAAACTCTGATCTAGGAACCAACTTTGCACTGGTGTGGTACGTGCTTGAATTTTCTCTATCGCAGCCGGAGAAAAGGTCACCGGAGAAAGACCCGGAACACAAGAAAGACACTTCTGACTGCCTGAATAAACCGCATCTAGTTGCCATTCATCGACCTTAAGCGGTACCCCACCAAGTGAAGTCACCGCATCCACAATGGATAGTAGGCCATATTGCTTCGCCAACTTACCCAAAGCCTCTGCATCACTGCACGCACCCGTCGAGGTTTCAGCATGAACAAAAGCTAGGATTTTTGCATCAGGGTTATCTTTTAACGCTTGCTCGACTTTATCGACAGAGACGGGAGCGCCCCACTCATCATCGACAACTTCGGCAATGCCGCCTGCACGTACAACATTTTCACGCATACGCTCGCCAAACACGCCATTGCGACAAACGATCACCTTTTCACCCGGTTCAATCAGGTTAACGAAACAAGTCTCCATCCCTGCACTCCCTGGCGCAGAAACGGCAATGGTAAACTCATTATCAGTTTGGAAAGCGTACTTGAGCAGCGATTTAAGCTCATCCATCATGCCAACAAATAACGGGTCTAAGTGACCAACCGTCGGGCGACTCAAAGCTTGCAACACTTGAGGAGATATATCTGAAGGCCCAGGTCCCATAAGAATACGGTGAGGGGGGATAAAACTTTGAATCGTCATTGGCAGCTCCTTTTTAATATCACTATAATTTTTGTTCTATCTTTACTTCCTTAAACCCACCTTAATTCAATTCTTTGTTGGCAGCAATTAGCCCAAAGTATTGAGGTCAAACCAGTGTCACAAGTTTGTTAATTATAAAAAGGCATAAAGTTACAAATTCTCATTGACATAGTTCACAGAAAAACGTTCAATGCGGATATGTGGCGAATATTTATGCCACATAGCAAATTATTTTGCAGAAGAGGAGCACTGCCCAGGTAGACGTGTTGTGGAGCCACAAATCCGATACAACACATTGAGGGGGAGTAGTGCCGAGGTAGATCCGAAGTGTCGGTTTGGATCTGTCGGTTGCTAGGGTTGAATCCCTACAACTGTCATCAGCCCAGTCTGATGATGAGCTTCTGAGGAAAGTCATACATATAAAAGACCCCCCTCTCTTTCGCTCAACTCTCTTCATCAAAGCAAAACACTGGATGTTGGTATAGCTACCAAAAGTTTTTATTTTAGGAAGTCGTGGGAGAAATGCTGTGAGCAGTTTTAATGTAGCTAAATTTGGTGGAACAAGCGTTGCTAACTTTGAGGCAATGAGCCGTTGTGCTGCAATTATTGAAAGCAATCCAAATACAAAACTCGTCGTGAGTAGCGCTTGCTCAGGTGTCACTAACCTGCTGGTTGAGCTCGCGAATGGCGTACAAGACCAAGTCCGTCGTAGTGAGATTCTGACTAAACTGGCGCAAATTCATGATGCGGTACTCGAACAGCTTGAAGATGGAACCCAAGCAGCGAGCGATGTTTACGAGATTCTCGACACAGTGACTAGCCTTGCGGAAGCGGCATCGATCCAAGCAAGCCACAAACTAACAGACCACCTAGTCGCATGTGGTGAGCTGATGTCGACTCACCTACTTACCCAATTGATGAAAGAGCGCGGTATCAGCGCAGTACGTTTTGATATTCGTGACATTCTGCGCACCGACAACAATTTCGGTAAAGCAGAGCCACACCTAGACCAGATCAGCGAGCTTGCTCAGCAATCACTGGTGCCACTGTGCCAAGATGCAGTAGTGATTACTCAAGGCTTTATCGGTTCTGACGCCGAAGGCAACACCACTACTTTAGGTCGTGGTGGTAGTGATTACAGTGCAGCCCTAATCGCCGAAGCCGTAGAAGCTTCTGGACTTGAGATTTGGACAGACGTTCCTGGTATTTACACCACAGATCCACGCATTGCTCCTAAAGCTTCTCCAATTCCTGAAATTAGTTTTAGTGAAGCGTCAGAAATGGCGAACTTTGGCGCTAAAATTCTCCACCCATCGACGCTTCTTCCTGCCCTACGCCACGATATTCCTGTATTTGTCGGATCATCGAAAGAGCCACAGAAAGGCGGCACTTGGATTCGTCATCAGGTAGAAAGCTCACCACTATTCCGCGCTCTGGCTCTGCGTTGTAACCAAACTATGGTAACACTGCGCAGCGCTAACATGTTCCATGCCTACGGCTTCCTCGCCAAAGTGTTTGAGATTCTTGCTAAACACAAAATCTCGGTCGACTTGATTACCACTTCAGAGATCAGTGTGTCGCTCACTCTGGATCAAACAGACACTGCTGGCGGCGCACCTCAACTTCCAGAAGCCGCAAGAATTGAGCTAGAAGAGTTATGTACGGTCGAAGTAGAACACAACCTATGCTTGGTTGCTCTGATTGGTAACAATATGAGCGAGAGTAAAGGCTATGCAAAGCAAGTATTCAGCACTTTAGAAGATTTCAACCTGCGTATGATCTGCTACGGTGCGAGCCCACACAACCTCTGTTTCTTAGTTGACGAGTCAGTCTCAAAACAAGCAATTCAGAAGCTGCATACAGAGTTGTTTGAGGAATAAAAGGGATTCGGGATTCGGGATTCGGCTGATACTTTAAAGGGTTGGCATTTTTGCCAACCCTTTCGTTTTGGAGAGCTGGAGAGCTGGAGAGCTGGAGGGCTAAAACTTCAAGACATCGATAAAAGAGTCAAGTCTAGTTCTCCAGCAGCGAAGCGGTCTAGCTATCCTTAGGACGTAGTCCGCTCCTTGTTTACTCCCCCGCAACCTTCATTGATTCAAGCAGGATTGAGCCTGTTTGGATCTGCGAGCGAGTCTCTACATCGTTGCCAACTGCAACAATCTGATTAAACATATCTTTGAGGTTGCTTGCGATGGTAATTTCAGACACTGGGAACTGAATTTCACCGTTCTCTACCCAAAAACCTGCAGCACCACGAGAGTAATCGCCAGTCACGACATTAACGCCTTGGCCCATCACTTCTGTTACAAGCAAGCCAGTACCTAGCTCTTTCAACATTTGCTCAAAGTTCTGACCTGTCGATTTCACAAACCAGTTATGGATACCACCCGCGTGACCTGTAGGCGTCATATCCATTTTACGCGCCGCGTAGCTAGTAAGCAGGTAAGTAGCAAGAACACCATCAGTAATGATCTCGCGGTCTTGGGTAAAGACTCCTTCACTATCAAATGGGCTTGATGCAAGACCACGCAACACATGCGGGCGTTCTGAAACATTAAACCACTCAGGCAGTACTTGCTTACCTAGGTGATCAAGCAAGAAAGAAGATTTACGGTAAAGGTTACCGCCACTGATCGCCATCACTAGGTGACCAAGTAGGCCAGTGGCTACATCAGCCGCAAACATCACTGGATATTGACCTGTTTTTAGCTTCTGCGCATCCAGACGACTAACGGTCTTCTCCGCAGCCTTCTGACCGACAGTTTCTGGCGTCCAAAGCTCATCTTTATGGCGCGCCACTGTGTAGCTGTAATCACGCTCCATTTCACCATTGTTGCCCTGACCAATCACACAGCAGCTCGTGCTATGACGGCTAGAAGCATAGCTAGCGAGCAGTCCATGGCTATTACCATAGACCTTCAAACCATAATGGCTATCGTAACTCGCGCCATCACTTTGTTTGATCTTATCGCTGTAAGAAAGAGCCTGTTGCTCGGCTGCAATCGCTACTTTCGCGGCATAATCTGGATCTGGCGTATCAGGGTGGAATAGGTCTAGATCAGGTACCTCTTGCACCATTAGCTCTTTTGGAGCAGGACCAGCATAAGGATCTTCAGAGGTGTATTGCGCAATATCGAGTGCCGCAAGAACAGTTTGTTGGATCGCTTTGTCACTCAGATCGGAAGTGGATGCACTGCCTTTGCGCTGATTACGGTAAACGGTAATCCCAAGCGCGCCATCACTGTTAAATTCAACGTTCTCCACTTCGCACATACGAGTCGAAACGCTCAGGCCCGTGGTCTTGCTGATCGCGACTTCGGCGGCATCTGATTTCTCTGCTGCCATCTCTAGAGCTTTAGCTACTGCCGCTTCTAACTCAACTCGCTGTTGAGCAACTTGCTGTCTTACGTCCATATTTTCTTTATTTCTTAAGATCAATTGCCTTTAGAATAACAAGAATTTCGCTTTCTCCCCACGATTCTTGTTAAAATAGAGAAATAGATGTTCAAATTAAGGCAGAAAAATGGCACGTAAGAATCAAAAAGCGCCATGGGAAGAGGAAGAAGAGATCATTTGGGTCAGTAAGACCGAATTGAAACGCGACATGGAAGAGCTACAAAAGCTAGGTGAAGAACTCGCGAGCTTGAAGCCGTCCGTGCTAGAAAAATTTCCCTTAAGCGAAGACCTTGCAGAGGCAATTAAGGACGCGCAACGTTTCAAGAACGAAGCTCGCCGCCGTCAACTTCAGTACATCGGCAAGCTGATGCGTTTCGAAGAGACTGAACCACTGCAAGCAGCACTGGATAAAGTACGTAACAAGCATTCGCAAGCGACCGCCGAGCTTCATAAGCTTGAGCAGCTTCGTGACCGCGTGGTAGAAGAAGGCGATAGCGCAATCGGTGATGTTATGGAGCTTTACCCAGCAGCCGATCGTCAACGCTTACGCCAGCTTGCTCGTCAGGCAGCAAAAGAGAAAAAAGCAGGTAAGCCTGCAAAAGCATTCCGCGAAATCTTCCAAGTGCTAAAAGAGCTAAACGAAGAAGAGATTTAAGCCGGAGAGCTGGAGAGCTGGAGAGCTGGAGAGCTGGAGAGCTGGAGAGCTGGAGAGCTGGAGAGCTGGAGAGCTGGAGAGCTGGAGAGCTGGAGAGCTGGAGAATTTTGAGGGTTGACGTGCGAACGTCAACCCTTTTTGTTTGGAACGCCTTGCTACGGAAACGGGGTGCGGGATACGCTGGCTTGTCAGACTAGTTTTCCAGCAGCGAAGCGCTCCATAGGGCGAAGTCCGTTCCCTCTCCTACTCCCCCGCACGAACAAAATCACTTAGCGCTTGGTTAGCATGACTCGATGACAGTTGTTCAATGTTATCCGCGACTTCGACTCGGCCATTGGAGACAAAGATAAAATCAGAGGCAATTGCCTTGGCGTCGCTGATATGGTGCGTCACCATGACTACAGTAATTTTCCTCTCTTCAGCTAACTTGCTTACCAAGTTAAGCATCTCTTCGCGCAGAATAGGATCAAGGGCAGAGAAAGGTTCATCGAGCAGCCATATCTTATGCGGTTGAACAAAACAGCGTGCTAACGCAACACGTTGACGCTGACCACCGGAAAGTTGCTCTGGTAATCGATCAAGATAAGCTTCAACCCCGACTTGCTGCGCGGCTTGCTCTACTAGCGCCTGCTGATCGGAAGTGAGCTTTAAGCCAGGGTGCAAGCCAAGCCCTATATTCTGACGCACGGTTAAATGAGCAAATAGGTTATGCTCTTGAAACAGCATAGCGAATGGGCGTTGATGTGGCTCTTTACCAACAATATTGCTGCCTTCAACCTCAATCGCTCCCTCGGTCGGCTCAATAAAACCCGCTACCAAAGCCAATAATGTCGATTTACCTGCGCCACTTGGCCCCATCAGGGCAACAATCGACTGCGGTGAAATCGAAGTATCAAAGTGAAACAGTTCATTGTGATAGTAGTAATCGACATTACTTAAGGTCAGCATGATTCACCTTCGAGTTGGCTTTTAATAAGGTTTCAATGAGCGTGAAACAGCCGACGCTCAAGAACAATAGAGTTACAGAGACTACTGCGGCAGATTCCATTTGGTAACTACCGAGCAGTTGGAATAGGTAAAGTGGCAAGGTGCGAAATTCCTGACTACCAAACAGTGCAATCGCACTTAAATCACCAATCGCAAACATAAAACTGATCGCAAAGGCATGAGCCATCGGCTTTTTCAGCGCCTTCCACTCAACCACTTTAAAACGATTCCAACCTTTCATGCCTAAACTGGCACAAACATATTGATACTGCTGCTCAACATGCAGCATTGGCTGAGAGAGCGTTTTAATCACATATGGCAGACCCATTAACGCGTTCACGGCTACGACAACCACTAGCGCTAAGCTAAATACATCCGTAAATGAGCGCAGCAATAGAAACAGTCCGGTGGAAATCACGAGACCGGGTGTGACAAGAATAATGGTGCCAATCAACTCAATATGATCCGCACTCTTCTCACGATAGTTAAGGCGCAATCTCCGGCTGGTTAACAAGATGGCAATGCCAGCAATCACCGCTATCACACTTGCCATGGTCGCCACTTTCACGGACGCCCATAGCGCCTGCCAAAAGCGCTCATCGGTGAAAACATAAACCGCGTGACTGTTAAGACCACTGAGCAGCACCATCAGTAACGGAGGTAGCACCAGCAGCATTGAAAAGGCTATCCATCCCCAATCCCAACACTTAGAAACAAACGAGTCTTTAGACAAGTAAATAATCTGAGTCTGCGAGCCAGAGGTGACTGAAATCGGTTTTGCTAAACGTTGAATGGTCAGCGCCATCACACCACACAGCATCATTTGCCAGATAGCCAATAGCGCGCCAGCTTGGAGATCGAAATCAAACTTAATGGCTTGATAGATGGCCAACTCAATCGTGGTTGATTTAGGCCCACCACCGAGTGCCATTACGGTTGCAAAACTGGTAAAGCAGAGCATGAACACCAAGCCACTGACATGAGGTAATTGCTGTCGTAGACGCGGCCACTCAATCCAGCGAAATTTATCCCTGTGTCCCATGCCAAGATGGGCGCACAGTTTATGCTGCTCTTGTGGAATAGAGTCTAATGCCTGCAGCAGCAATCGGGTCGCATAAGGAAGATTAAAAAACACATGCGCCAACAAAATCCCATTCAGCCCATATATTGAGAACGGCAACTTGCTGTCTAGGCTTTTGAACAATTCAGCAATCAAACCACTATTGCCATAAATGGCAAGAAGGCCAAACACCCCGACTAAGACAGGCAACACCAGTGTGGTAGCAAACAGTTTGAGTAACAGGGATTTACCCCTAAATCGACGGCGAGATAACGCATGCGCGACTGGGATGGCAAAACCAACACTGAGCAAAGTAGAGAGAAAAGACTGATAGAAACTGAATTTGGTGACATGTCGATAGTATGGATCACTCCACACCTGACTGATATCTAGCGATGGCGCGTTAACCAGTAAAGCACCAAGAGCAGAAACGACAAAGGTCGCGATGAATATCGCGACCCATAAGCCAATTTTTGGGGTATTACGCAAAAGAGCCTCTTAGAATGTCAGCGCACTTTGCCATTCGCGAATCCAAGATTTACGATTTTCGGCCACTTCGTCGGCGCTAAAGGTCAGAGCCTTGCTTGGAAGAGTTAGGGTTTCAAAACCTTCAGGCAGTGCAACGTCTGTGACTGGGTACATCCAGTTACCTGTTGGCATCGCTGATTGGAACTCATCACTAAGAATAAAGTTCATAAACTCATCGGCTAGCTTTTGATTTTTAGACGCTTTTACCTTCGCAGCCACTTCCACTTGAGTGTAGTGACCTTCGGTAAAATCAGCGGCTGCATACTTGTTGTCACTTTCGGCAATCAAGTGATAGGCAGGTGACGTGGTGTAAGAGAGAACCAGATCAGACTCACCTTCGAGGAACATTGAATACGCTTCAGACCAACCTTTAGTCACAGTTACGGTTTTCTTGGCTAGATTTTGCCAAGCCTGAGTCACGTCATCTCCGTAAACAGACTTCATCCACAGCATCAGACCTTGCCCTGGTGTTGAAGTACGTGGATCTTGATAGATCACTTTCAGATCATCGCGAGACTCCACCAGCTCTTTCAAGCTTTTTGGTGGGTTAGCTAGCTTCTCTTTGTTGTAAACAAACGCAAAGTAGCCGAAATCATAAGGAACGAAAGTTTTGTCTGCCCACCCATTTGGCAATGAAACCTTGCTAGTGTCTACGCTATGTTCAGCCAACAAACCTGTCTTTTTCGCTTCCGCTATTAGGTTGTTGTCTAAGCCTAAAATGATATCCGCTTTGCTGTTGTCACCTTCTAAACGTAGACGGTTAAGGATAGAAACACCATCATCCAACGCGACGAAATTAACATCACAACCACAATGCGCTTCAAACGCTTTTTCTACAACAGGACCTGGGCCCCAATCGGCGGCAAAAGAGTCGTAGGTATAAACGGTTAAACTGTTTTCTGTGGCTGTCGCTGAGAATGTCGCCAGCGTTGCTAACGCTAGGGTACTAATTGAAATGGTGCTTAGAGTGTTTTTCACTGCTCGCTCTCTCCTTGTCTGAGCGGCACAGGCTTGAGAAGCGGAGTTCAAATCCAAACTCAATTCCTACGCCAGCATTATCTGGTTCAGGTACACGGGTCCCAAGCGATAGCTCGATCTCAGCTGACGCTAACATAAATTAGGTCAATAGCTCCCCGATGAGTAACGGTCGAATTGTAATAGTTATGTGACTCAATAGCTAGCGCCGTTCACATATCAGCTCTGACGAGAGTCGTAGCCCCAGCGAGGGACCAATCCTTGATCTATTCCTAGATGATCAAGAATACGCGCGACCATAAAATCAACCAGATCCTCTATCGATTTGGGTTGATGATAAAAACCTGGCGCAGCAGGCATGATGGTTACGCCCATTTGTGACAACTTGTGCATATTCTCTAGATGCAGGGTAGAGAATGGGGTCTCACGAACCACTAGCAGCAGTTGGCCGCGCTCTTTCATCACCACGTCTGCAGCACGTTCAATCAGGTTATCAGACATACCGTGAGCGATCGCCGCAACACTTCCTGCAGAACAAGGACAGACGACCATCTGTTTCGGCGCAGCAGAGCCTGATGCTACCGGAGAGAACCAATCGTCTTTACCGCATACAACCAGCTTGTCTGGGTCGCAATTGAGATGCTCAACCAAAGTTTGCTTAGCCGAATCAGGATTAGCTGGCAGTTTAAGGTCATGTTCAGTTGCAAGCACCACTCTCGCAGCGGATGAAACAAGCAGATAGACTTGGTAATCAGCAG encodes:
- the thiB gene encoding thiamine ABC transporter substrate binding subunit; translated protein: MSISTLALATLATFSATATENSLTVYTYDSFAADWGPGPVVEKAFEAHCGCDVNFVALDDGVSILNRLRLEGDNSKADIILGLDNNLIAEAKKTGLLAEHSVDTSKVSLPNGWADKTFVPYDFGYFAFVYNKEKLANPPKSLKELVESRDDLKVIYQDPRTSTPGQGLMLWMKSVYGDDVTQAWQNLAKKTVTVTKGWSEAYSMFLEGESDLVLSYTTSPAYHLIAESDNKYAAADFTEGHYTQVEVAAKVKASKNQKLADEFMNFILSDEFQSAMPTGNWMYPVTDVALPEGFETLTLPSKALTFSADEVAENRKSWIREWQSALTF
- the thiP gene encoding thiamine/thiamine pyrophosphate ABC transporter permease ThiP, with the translated sequence MRNTPKIGLWVAIFIATFVVSALGALLVNAPSLDISQVWSDPYYRHVTKFSFYQSFLSTLLSVGFAIPVAHALSRRRFRGKSLLLKLFATTLVLPVLVGVFGLLAIYGNSGLIAELFKSLDSKLPFSIYGLNGILLAHVFFNLPYATRLLLQALDSIPQEQHKLCAHLGMGHRDKFRWIEWPRLRQQLPHVSGLVFMLCFTSFATVMALGGGPKSTTIELAIYQAIKFDFDLQAGALLAIWQMMLCGVMALTIQRLAKPISVTSGSQTQIIYLSKDSFVSKCWDWGWIAFSMLLVLPPLLMVLLSGLNSHAVYVFTDERFWQALWASVKVATMASVIAVIAGIAILLTSRRLRLNYREKSADHIELIGTIILVTPGLVISTGLFLLLRSFTDVFSLALVVVVAVNALMGLPYVIKTLSQPMLHVEQQYQYVCASLGMKGWNRFKVVEWKALKKPMAHAFAISFMFAIGDLSAIALFGSQEFRTLPLYLFQLLGSYQMESAAVVSVTLLFLSVGCFTLIETLLKANSKVNHADLK
- a CDS encoding flavin prenyltransferase UbiX, whose translation is MIKQQKAITLAFTGASGAPYGLRLLECLLAADYQVYLLVSSAARVVLATEHDLKLPANPDSAKQTLVEHLNCDPDKLVVCGKDDWFSPVASGSAAPKQMVVCPCSAGSVAAIAHGMSDNLIERAADVVMKERGQLLLVVRETPFSTLHLENMHKLSQMGVTIMPAAPGFYHQPKSIEDLVDFMVARILDHLGIDQGLVPRWGYDSRQS